ATTGATATTTATCCAAGATTTAATGGTACAAAAGAGTGGGATATAGCAGCATCTCATATAATTGCAAATGAAGCAAATTGTAAAATAATAGATCTTAATACAAAAGAAGAATTGGTATATAATAAAAGAAACATTAAAAATAATTTCTTTATTGCCACTAGAAATAATTTAATACTATACTAAATAAAAAAGGTAAAATATGAGTATACTAACAATAATGAGCGATAATCTATTAAAAGAAATACAAAAAACAAATAAATCTATTATTGGAAATTTATATCTAGAAATTCCAAATGGAGATATTGATATTGATATTGAAGAAATAAATAATAATAATGTAACTACATTATATGTTGAACTTAATAGCAGTTATCTTTTCTTTCTATGGAGGCATTATGATAAATTATCATGCTTAGACATCATAATCATAGAAGATATCAATAGTACACTTATATATCATAACTATCCAGCAAAAAAACTAATATTAAATTTAAATATATTTAAAAATAGCAACTTCTCAAAAGTCATAAAGAATATTTTCTTAATAGGAAATAAAAATAATACTATACCATTATATAACTTCCTTAATAACTATGCATATTCAGTTAAAGAAATTAATGGAGAAGAAATTAATAACTATACTAATATAGAAGATTCAGTTTTTATAAACTGTTCAGAAAAAATAATTACTCAATTTAATTCATTAAATATAATTAATGAAAAGTATATCTTTTGTGGAGAAATTCAAAATTTAATAATCCAATTATCTAAAACACAAAAAATTATTAAACCTGAAGAATTTATAAATTTTTTAATTATTTCTTATCCAAATAGTGCATATTCACCATTTGCTGCCATTTCTTATTTATATACAAATTCGATAGTAAAAGAACAAAAATATAAACAAAGTGTTGCATTCTATTCCCCTTCTTGTGCATATAGAAATAATTTATTGACTAATAAAATTTATGATGCGATAAGTCAAAAATATAATACATATTTTTTGTATGGAACAGAATGTAATGATAAGTTTGAAGAACTAAATAATAGTTATTATGTGGGTAATAGCATTATTGTATTTTTTGAATTTTTAGATGCCATAATTTATCCTTCCTTAACAACATTTTTACCACTTAATGCTAAAAAAATTTATTTAGTACATGATATTTATGATTCACCAACAGGAAATGCAGAAAAAGAACAAAAAATTAAAAATAAGATTAAAAAATCAAGATATGTAGATATAATTGATTATGAATTTATGCCCAGTGTTTCTGTACTTTCTTCAGTAAAAAAGAAGCATAATTATTCTAAAAATGTATGTCTTGTACCTGGAGGATATTTTAAATTAGATGGTAACATAAAAAAACTCAATACACTATATTCAAATATTGAAATTGATAGTATTATATATGCACCTACGGTAATTGATAATATTTTTTTTAAACACCATTCTCAACCAAATTATGGAATAGAAATAATTGATATATTACTAAGTACTTTTAAAAACTTTAATATTATATTTAGACCTCACCCTCATAGTATAAATCATCCAGATTCTATAAAAATAGTAAAAAAATTTGAAAAAAATTCTAGATTTATTTTTGACAATAATCCAAGTGAATATATGCAAAGTTATGCAAGATCAAAATTAATGATTACGGATTTATCTGGAACAGCATTCACTTATGCTTTTACAACATTAAGACCTGTTATATTCTTCTCTCCTAATGAAAATACAATTCTAAATGACTTAGGTGAAATTTCTTATTTTGAAGATAGAAATAAACTTGGTGGTTCAATTGTAGAAACAATAAATGATTTAAGTGTAGAAATTAAAAAATGTTTTAATAATTATATTACTCAAAGTAAGGAAATAGAAAAATTTAGAGATAAATCAATATTTAATATTAATAATTCAGAGAATTATTTTATTGATAATTTTGATTATATTTTAAACGATTTGAATAATAAAGAATGGTTATACATTAATTATTCAAAACAGGAGATATTTTAATGAAAAAAATAACCTTACCTAACTTTGGTCTACCAAAAGCATTACAAATTGAACCTATTCAAAACTGTAACTTTAGATGTACAATGTGCCATGTTAGTACAATGGACTTAAATAAAGAAGCACTTAATATAAATTTTTTAAATGATTTACCTTATATGAAAGATGCATATGTAAGAGTTGGGGCTTCATTTGAACCAACTTTACATAAAGACTTTGCTAAAATAGTTAATATTCTTTCACAAAAAGGGATGAAAATTAATTTAACTACAAATGGCTCACTATTAACAAAAAAACTAATTGAAGAGATTAAAGATGTACCTTTTAATAGAATAACTTTTTCTTTTGATACAATTAATAAACAGAACTATGAAAACATTAGAATAAATGCGAATTACAACAAAGTATTAAATCGATTTCTCAATTTTAAAAACTCTCTTTTATCTAAAACAACAATTTTTAACGTTAATTCCACTATTCTAAAAGAAAACATGGAAGATATAATGAATACTGTAGAATTTTTTGAAAAAGAAGACTTTAATAGTATCACCTTAACAGCAGCTGTAAAAAGAAGTGATGATATATTAAATGATAATGATTTTATATATCCATTTCTAAAAAGATATAAAGAAATAATAATTAGTACCTTAAAAAAATCAATTAATGATAAGTATAATATTTCTATTATCTCTCCAATTATAAATGAAAATAATTTTTATAAAGAAAGTGAAAAAGAAATTTGCCAATATATACTAAAGAAAACTTCTTCTTCAATAAAAAAACAAGAGTATATTGAGATATTACAACGAGGAGAAATAGAAGGAATGCCTTTAAATTGCACTTCTCCATTTACATTTGCAGAAATCATATATACAGGTGATGTAAGACTTTGTAATAAGTTTTATATTGGGAATATTACAAATGAAAGTTTTGAAAATATTTGGTTTTCAAAAGAAGCAAATTATGTTAGAAAGAAAATAATGGAAAATAAAGAAATTTGTTATTCATGTAGTTTTTATAAATTCTGTATAAATTCTAAGAATTTAGATTATAAAAGTAGTGACAATCAAAGTGATATAAATAACAAAATGAAAGAACCTCCAATAATAAATATCAAACCAGAAAAAGTACAAACTATAAAAAATTTCAATATTATAAAGTGGCTAGATATATATTATGCTGTTCCTTCAAAAATATCAGAAATTTCAATAACTACAAGTCCTAAGATATTAGAAGAAAATAAAGAGATAACAAGTAATATTGAATTAAACATATTACTAAATAACATAAAAAAAGGAATAAAATGATAGACATAATATTCATAAACCCAGGAGATAGAAAAGTTATTTTTCAAGATTTAGGAAAAGATATAACAGCAATAGAACCTCCATATTTGACACTTTCATTTGCAACATATTTAAAAAATCAAAATATTAATGTAAAAATTTTAGATGCAAATGCTGAAAATATAACACCAGAAGAGACAGCTCAAAAAGTAAAAGAACTAAATCCAAAACTTGTAGCATTAATTGTATATGGAAATCAGCCATCAGCTTCTACTCAAAACATGTCGATTTCAGGGAAAATTGCAACTACCATAAAATCAATAATAAATGTACCAATTGTGATGGGAGGATTACATCCATCTGCATTACCAAAGCGAACATTAGAAGAGGAAGATATTGATTTTGTTATAGAAGGTGAAGAACAAATTCCTTTACAAGAGTTAATTAAAGAGATAAAAAACAATAAAGACTATTCAAAAGTTGAAGGACTTTGGTATTATGAGAGTAATGAAATAAAAAATAATCCCAAAGGAAAACTAATTAGTAATCTAGATGACTATATGCCTATTGCTGATTGGGATATGTTACCTATGGATAAATATAGAGCACATAATTGGCACTGTTTTGATGATATTGAAAATAGAATGCCTTATGCCTCTATTTATACATCGTTAGGATGTCCTTATAAATGTACATTTTGCTGTATTAATGCACCATTTGGAAAATCTACCATTAGATATAGAAGTCCTGAAATTATTGTAAATGAATTAGAATTATTAAATACGAAATATAAAATAAAAAATATAAAATTTATTGATGAAATGTTTGTTTTACATGAAGAACACTATATGAAAATAGTTGATTTAATTATTGAAAAAAATTTAGATTTAAATATTTGGTGTTATGCAAGAGTAGATACAATTAAACCTTATACTTTAAAAAGGATGAAACAAGCTGGTATTAATTGGTTAGCATTAGGTATTGAATCAGCAAATCCAAATGTTAGAGATGGTGCATCAAAAAAAATGCGAGTTAAAGATATAAAGCAACAAGTAAATGATATCCAAAGTGTAGGTATAAGAGTTATTGGAAATTATATTTTTGGATTACAAGATGATACAATTGAATCTATGCAAGAAACTCTTGATATGGCAAAAGAGTTAAATTGTGAATTTGCAAACTTTTATTGTGCAATGGCATATCCTGGGTCTCCCTTATATAATATAGCATTAAAAGAAAGTTTAGAATTACCAGACGTATGGCATGGATATTCTCAACACTCATATGTTATGCAGCCTTTACCTTCAAAGTATGTAACGGCAAAAGAAATTGTAAAGTTTAGAGATGAGGCTTTTCATGAATATTTTGAAAGTTCAACATATTTAAATATGCTTGAAAATAAGTTTGGAGTTGATGTTAAAAAGCATATGGTGGAAATTACTCAAACTAGATTAAAGAGGAAAATCTTAGATGATTAATTTAAATCACCTATTTACAAGACAATTTCTATAATTTTGATATGCATCTAAAGATAACATTGCATCTGCAGAAACCATATCATTGTTATACTTGTCCTGGTATAAATCATGAATAATTAAATCTTCCATACTATATTTTTTCTCTAACTCTTTTTTTATTTCATTATTATATTTATAACTAGAAATAATTATATGATTTCCATAATTTAAGATTTCTTCAGGAGAAACAATTAAAATTCCATTTATTTTCATTCCCCACTTACTTTTATCTTTATCTACAATAATTCTAATATTAAGAGTTCTTAAAATTTTAAATTGTTTAAATAAAAGTAAAGTATGATTTCCTCCTCCATATATAATAAGTTCTTTACCTTCTAAATTTCTAAATATTTCTAGTGATTCTTTTTTAAAGGTTCTTTTTACCTCTTTTTTATTTCTAAGTGCATATCTAATAAAAATATACAAATCTTTATATATAACTTTTTTATATTTAAAAAAATATTTAATTTCTTCGATTGCAAATTTAAATCTTTTATTTATCAAAAATGTCAAAAAATAATACAGATGAAAAGTAGCATGAACTTTTAAAAATATTTCATCCAAAATTAAATCTTTTTTTATTTTAGGTTTAATTTGGTAAATTTTGTTAAATATTATTTTAAATGCTTCAATTGAATCATAATTTTTAACTGCATGTTTATATGCTCTTTTCGCCATTTCTTCTCTTAAATTATGATTATTTAAATAAAATTGTACTTTACATAATAGTTCCTCTTTTGTTAAAAAAGTATCTATATCTGCAGAATTGAATACTTTCTCTATTCCTGAAACATATTCAGTTAAAACAAAGCCTCCACACAAAGAAATTTCAATAGGTTTTCCTTTATTTTGACGAATTCTATTATTAATATTTAAACAATAAGAATAAACTTCATTCTCATACATTCCTGTAAAACTCAAATTAATCTTTGAATTATTAAATATTTCAACTACCTTTTCAAAACTTACTTTTCCATTTTTTGTTCCAACACCATAAGACTCAATATTTATCCCATTTTTTTCTAAATATTCTATATATTCTTTTCTCTTCCCTTTTGTAACTTCACCTACAAAAGAAACATCTATTTCTTTTTTACCTTTATTAAATGTTCTATATTTAGTACTATCAAAAAGGGAAAAAGGGCATATAGCATTTACACCCATTGATTCTAATTTATATACATATTCATAATTAGCAGGTAAAATTACTAAATCAGCTAATTGTGCATAATATCTATCAATTTGTTCATAAAATTGTTCTACATCCCAAAAAACCATAACTATAAATTTATTTTTTGCAATATTTTGGATAAAATAAGGATCTAAAGTGGGATCTCCACTTACAAAAATAAAAAAGATAAGTTCTATTTCTTCTTTTTTTATCATATTCTCTATCTGAAGTTCAAAGCCTTTTTTCCCTAAAGCATGAATTTGGTCAAAATAATCTACAAATCTAATTATTCTACATTGAGATTGAATACCTCTTACATATGCATTATAAATCGGATTAGAAAAATCATCATGATATCTTGAAATAATAAGTGCTTTTTCGTACATGATTATTTCCTTTTAAATAATTTATTAATTATTTGATATTTAAACTGTTGCACGAAGTGATTAAAAGTTATAGTTAAATTTATTTTATTAAACTCTATAATTCTTACTTCTTCTAAAAACTTAGATATTTGTAGTTTAAATAAAAAATTAAAAAGATATAAAGTATGATGACTCATATAATTTTCTAAAAATATTTTATCCATATATATTATTTTATTATTTCTCTTTTTTAAATCAATACTCTTAAAAAGTTCTTTAAATTTAATTGTTGCATCAAATTTATCCATTGCATTTATATGTGCAAGACTCGCCATTTTTTCTCTTATCTTTTCATTATCTAGATAATATTTAACTTTCTCTAGAAGTTCTTCTTTTGTATCAAATACACCTATTTCTTCTCTACTAAATATTTCATCTAAGCCATTAATACTTTGGGATAAAACGAAACCTTTACAGAGTGCAATCTCAATAACTCTACCCTTTAATTGTTTTATATATTTAACAATATTAGGAATAATTAAATAATTCATATTTGTATCTCTATTAAAAGTTCTTTGGTATGAACTATCAGTAAAATTTAAATTTATTTTACTTCTATTAATTATTTCTAACATATGTTCAAAATCTATTCTGCCATTTTTTGTTCCAAAACCATATGTTTCAACTTTATAACCATTACTTTCTAAATAACTAACGAACTCTTTTCTAAATTTTTTTGTCATATCTCCAATAAATGATATGTCAATATCTTTTTCTTTTTCAATACACTTATATATTTTACTATCATATAAAGAATAAGTTGTTATAGCATTTATTTCCAATAGTTTATAGCTATACAAAAAGTTTGAAGGTGTTGGAAGTAAAACTAAATCGGCACATTGTGCATAATATCTATCAATAGGCTCAAAAAACAACTCACTATCATAAAAATTTGTTATCAAAAAACATTTTTTTGATAACTCTTGAAGAAAATATATATCAAAAGTCAAATCTCCACTTACAAAATTTATAAATACTACATCTATATTATTTACTTCTATTTCATTTAAAATTATCTCTTCAAATCTTTTTTTACCATTATTAAAATATAAATCATAATAATCAAAAGATATACATTTATCTGAATTATTTTTTATTCCATTTGTATAAGAATTATATATTGTATTATTATTCTGAGCCATAATTCTTGTTAATATAAGTATATTCATAATTCAATCCAAATTAAAATTTATTGTATTATAGCTTATTAAACTATTGTCTAATCGTTGATTATTATTTAAAGAAAAAGTAAGTTTATTTAAATCATCCTTATTAATCTTATACTCTTTAAGTTCTACAGAGATATTAAGACTATTAAATAATTCTCTTATTTTTTTAGAGGAAATCTCATCAAAAATTTCCTCTAATGCCTTATCAATAAAATTATATTTTCCTATAATACTATCAATTAGTATAGGTAAAGTAAAACTACAAGCTATACCATGTGGAATACCTTTTTCAATAGTTATATAATAACTCATAGCATGAGCTATTGCTGTTTGTGTATTTGAAAAAGCAAGTCCAGCATACATACATGCCTTCATTATATTATTCCTATATTCTAAAGAATTCAAATTTTGTGATAATGGTAATAAATTATCCATAATTAATCTTGCTGACTTTACAGCATATTTTATTGTAATTTCATTTGCATTTTTATTCCAAATTGATTCTAGTGCATGAGATAAGGTATCAAGTCCAGTTTGAAGTGTTATGTCTTTTGGCATACTTAATGTTAAAGTAGGATCATATAACGCAACTTCAGGATATAATTCAGGCAAATACAATGAATTCTTTTTCTTTTCATCTTTATCCCAAATTGTTGCCCAAGATGTTAACTCACTTCCTGTCCCAGAGGTTGTTGGGATAGCAATCAAAGGAGTTACTTTATAATCTTTTTTTTCAATTAAATTCTTACAAAGTTTTTTTACAAAAGAAAACTCTCTTAACTCATTTTTAACTGAAATAAATTTTGCAGTATCTAAAACACTACCTCCTCCAATTGCAACTATTAATTCATAATCTAACTCTCTAGTTTTATTATAAATAAACTCTAAATCATTAAATTCAGGATGAGATTTAACATTACTCATAACATCTATAATAGAAGAAGTTAAAGACTTAATATATTTTATCAAACCTCTTGTTACAAAACCCTCTGATGTAATTAATAATGTTTTCCTTTTATTAATTAAACTATCAATCTTCTTTATTCCATCTATTTCATAAACAATTTTAGTAGGCATATAGTAGGTAAAATTAGTCCTCAACTATAAACTCCATTAATCTATCTTTTATTTTAAAAGGTTTTATATTAGGACGTCCTAAGTTTTCTTTAGTCCCTTTTTTTACTTTTATATAAATAAATGTTAGAACACTATTCTTCTTCCAACTTTTTAATTGTTCTTCTAACTCTTTTAAATCATGAACATATATACTATTTGTATATCCACAAGATTTAGCAATAGATACAAAATCTACATTATTTGAAACTGTAAATTGTCCACCTGTAGAATCATGCATATTATTATCAATTAATATATGTAATAAGTTTTGAGGAGCATAAAATCCATTTATTGCTAAACTTCCCATTCTCATTAATAATGCACCATCTCCATCTATAGCAATAACTTTTTTAGAAGTATTAAGAGAAAGTCCCAAGCCTATAGAACTTATACATCCCATTGATCCTACCATATAAAAATTATTCTTAGAATCTCCAATTTCAAATAACTCTCTTCCACTTTTTCCTGTAGTCGCTAATAAAATAGTGTTATTATCTTTTAGTGTATTTAGAGTGTGTAAAACATCAAGTCTCATAGGTAATTCATCATTTTTTGTTTTTACTATAGTTAGTAAATTCTTATTCTCTTTTTTATTTCGTTTAATTAATTCAACTCTATTAAAAGTAGCTTTTTTTACAATGAAGAAAAAGTTTTTTTTATCATTTATACTATCATTAGCTCTACTTAATTGCTCTTTCATTTCACTTACATCTGAAGATAAATATTCCCATCTTATTTCCATTAATTCTAATAATTTTTCAGTTATTGTTCCCATGAGTTCATGTTGTGGTTCATCACACAAACCTTTTTCTCCCCTTAAACTTACAAACCCCAATACAGGTAACTTAAAAGTATAATTTAATGAAGTCAAAGGTGATATAGCATTTGTAAGCCCACTATTTTGCATTAGTACTACTGATTTCTTACCCGTTAAATATGCCCCTGCACATGTTGCAACAGCATCACCTTCATTTGCACTCATTACAAAATTAGATTCATTTATAGCATAATTAATCAAATCGCTTAAAAAACTACAAGGTACACCTGAATAAAAATTAAATCCTAGAGATTTTAATTCTTCACCTAAAGTATAAGCACCTAATTTCATTATTTAGTTCCAGGAATTAAATTTAGAATATCTTTTATTGATAATAATGACTTCTCAACTTCATAACTTCTATCGTTTTCTAAAATAGTTTTTGCAACACTCATCATGCCTGGATATGCTGCTCTTAACATATGATTTGCATATATAACAATATTAACTCCCGCTTTACTAAGTTCCAATGCTGTAATTTTATTATAACTAGTTGGTACTGCAACTATTGGAACAAACTCATTATATTCTCTTATTTTTTCACAAAACTCAATTACCTCATCTGGAGTTTTTTTTCTTGAATGAATCATAATTCCATCCGCACCAGCTTCTATATAAGACTTTGCTCTATGGATTGCATCATTAATACCTTTTTCTAAAATTAAACTCTCAATTCGTGCAATTATCATAAAATCATCAGTAATTTGTGCTCTTTTACCCATCTGTATTTTTTCACAAAAACTCTCTATAGTCTCCTGTTCTTGAAAAACATCTATACCAAATAATGAATTCTTTTTTAAACCTTTTTTATCTTCAATTATTACAGCACTAATACCTGTTCTTTCTAAAGTTCTAACTGTAAATACAAAATGTTCTGCCATGCCTCCTGTGTCTGCATCATAAATCATTGGTTTAGTAGTAACTTCAAAAATTTCATTTATAGTATTAATTCTAGTACTTAAATCGACAGCTTCAATGTCAGGTTTACCTTTAGATGTTGAATCAGTTAAAGAGCTTGACCACATTCCATCATATTCGATATTATTACTTTTTATATTTTCTATTATAAGTCCACTTAATGCATTATGAGTTTCCATTATTCTAATAAATGGTTTTACTGATAATAATCTTTTTAATCTTGACCTTCTAATATCAGGAGTAGTCCCTATATCTTTTAGTGTCTTATTTAATGCTGTAGAAGAAATGCCATCAGTGTAAGATGGTTCAATTAATTTGCCATTCCATTTCTCTAAAGTTTCAATAACTTGCTGTCTTGTCTTATTTTGAATACCTGCTCTCCAATCATCTCCATGTACAACAAAATCAGGTCTTATTTTTTCTAAATTTGTTCTATAATCTAAAGTATCTTGCTTAATAACATTTTTAACACCTTTAATGTTTTCAATTACAGCTTTTCTTTGCTCATATGTCATATAAGGAAGTCTTTTATAACTTGCAATTGCTTTATCCGTTAAAAGTCCTACTGTAACTTCTCCTAATTCTGCTGCAATTTTCAATATATTCATATGCCCTGGATGAACAAGATCAGCACTCATTCCTACATATACTTTTTTCATATTTCCCCCATATGCTTATATTTCATTTAATTATCAGAAAATATTTCATCTGCTTTATTTAATAAGTTTCCAGAAAAAAAACTTTTTTTCGAATCTGTATCAATTGAAGCAGCGGATATACAAAACTTATAATAATCACATGTTTGACAAGGACCTTTTGTTTCTAAAACATCCTTTCTAAATTTTTCTGCACTTTCTCCTATCCAAATATTTTCGAAACTTGATTCTACTATATTTCCAATATTTTCCTTATAACATAATTGTACATTTCCATTCCACATTATTTTTGCAAACGTCCAAGGAGAAGTACAATTTATATCCATTCCTGGATATTTTCCCTTTTGCAAATCTACTCTTATATTTTTATATAGTTTAGATTCTATATTTCCAGATAAAACATAATTACTATTAATATTATCAGGATATTTTTGTTTTAATTTTGTTTTTTGCAAATAGGCAGATGTTAAAACTACTCTTAAAGAGTTTGCTATTACATACTCAACTGCTTCATCTATTTTAGACTCTGCATAGTCTTGAATTGGATATAAAGAATCATCGATTAAATCTTGTGCAGATAAATTTCTAAGTACCATATATATAAGCCCTAAACCATTTATTCCTATATCTTCTGCAAAATCTATTAATTCAATCAATTCATCTATATTACTTTTCATTAAAACTGCATTTATTCCAAAATATACATTTTTCCCTTCTAAAGCTTTTACAATTTTTCTTATATTGTTAGAAACTTTTTTAAACTTTCCACCTACCCTAATCTTTTCATAAGTATCTTCAACAGCTGAATCAACAGAAAAATCAATTGAGTATATATTATTTGATTCTTCTAATGTTTTAATTAAGTCATCATTAAGCATAGTAGCATTTGTTGTAATTAATATTTTATTTCCATTTTTAGAAAACATTCTAATTAACTGAGCAAATTGTTTGTGTATACTTGGTTCAAAAACTGCTCCAAACTGAATTACTGTATTATTAGTAGATGCTGCTACACTTTCTAAAGATTTAATATCTATCATTTCTACTTGTTCAACCGACATAAAACGAACATGACACATTTTACATTTTAAATTACAATAGTTAGTTGGTTCTATTTCTAATACCAAAGGTGGTTTCATTTTATTTTCCTTTTTTATTGCATACTATATAAACTTTCTTAAAACTATTATTAATTATTTTAAATATCATTCAATATTATTATACTGAGAATATGTCCACTCTTTTTTAGGTATTTTCCAATTATCAT
This portion of the Arcobacter nitrofigilis DSM 7299 genome encodes:
- the aepY gene encoding phosphonopyruvate decarboxylase; this translates as MKLGAYTLGEELKSLGFNFYSGVPCSFLSDLINYAINESNFVMSANEGDAVATCAGAYLTGKKSVVLMQNSGLTNAISPLTSLNYTFKLPVLGFVSLRGEKGLCDEPQHELMGTITEKLLELMEIRWEYLSSDVSEMKEQLSRANDSINDKKNFFFIVKKATFNRVELIKRNKKENKNLLTIVKTKNDELPMRLDVLHTLNTLKDNNTILLATTGKSGRELFEIGDSKNNFYMVGSMGCISSIGLGLSLNTSKKVIAIDGDGALLMRMGSLAINGFYAPQNLLHILIDNNMHDSTGGQFTVSNNVDFVSIAKSCGYTNSIYVHDLKELEEQLKSWKKNSVLTFIYIKVKKGTKENLGRPNIKPFKIKDRLMEFIVED
- a CDS encoding glycosyltransferase family protein, which codes for MNILILTRIMAQNNNTIYNSYTNGIKNNSDKCISFDYYDLYFNNGKKRFEEIILNEIEVNNIDVVFINFVSGDLTFDIYFLQELSKKCFLITNFYDSELFFEPIDRYYAQCADLVLLPTPSNFLYSYKLLEINAITTYSLYDSKIYKCIEKEKDIDISFIGDMTKKFRKEFVSYLESNGYKVETYGFGTKNGRIDFEHMLEIINRSKINLNFTDSSYQRTFNRDTNMNYLIIPNIVKYIKQLKGRVIEIALCKGFVLSQSINGLDEIFSREEIGVFDTKEELLEKVKYYLDNEKIREKMASLAHINAMDKFDATIKFKELFKSIDLKKRNNKIIYMDKIFLENYMSHHTLYLFNFLFKLQISKFLEEVRIIEFNKINLTITFNHFVQQFKYQIINKLFKRK
- a CDS encoding radical SAM protein yields the protein MKKITLPNFGLPKALQIEPIQNCNFRCTMCHVSTMDLNKEALNINFLNDLPYMKDAYVRVGASFEPTLHKDFAKIVNILSQKGMKINLTTNGSLLTKKLIEEIKDVPFNRITFSFDTINKQNYENIRINANYNKVLNRFLNFKNSLLSKTTIFNVNSTILKENMEDIMNTVEFFEKEDFNSITLTAAVKRSDDILNDNDFIYPFLKRYKEIIISTLKKSINDKYNISIISPIINENNFYKESEKEICQYILKKTSSSIKKQEYIEILQRGEIEGMPLNCTSPFTFAEIIYTGDVRLCNKFYIGNITNESFENIWFSKEANYVRKKIMENKEICYSCSFYKFCINSKNLDYKSSDNQSDINNKMKEPPIINIKPEKVQTIKNFNIIKWLDIYYAVPSKISEISITTSPKILEENKEITSNIELNILLNNIKKGIK
- a CDS encoding glycosyltransferase family protein, which codes for MYEKALIISRYHDDFSNPIYNAYVRGIQSQCRIIRFVDYFDQIHALGKKGFELQIENMIKKEEIELIFFIFVSGDPTLDPYFIQNIAKNKFIVMVFWDVEQFYEQIDRYYAQLADLVILPANYEYVYKLESMGVNAICPFSLFDSTKYRTFNKGKKEIDVSFVGEVTKGKRKEYIEYLEKNGINIESYGVGTKNGKVSFEKVVEIFNNSKINLSFTGMYENEVYSYCLNINNRIRQNKGKPIEISLCGGFVLTEYVSGIEKVFNSADIDTFLTKEELLCKVQFYLNNHNLREEMAKRAYKHAVKNYDSIEAFKIIFNKIYQIKPKIKKDLILDEIFLKVHATFHLYYFLTFLINKRFKFAIEEIKYFFKYKKVIYKDLYIFIRYALRNKKEVKRTFKKESLEIFRNLEGKELIIYGGGNHTLLLFKQFKILRTLNIRIIVDKDKSKWGMKINGILIVSPEEILNYGNHIIISSYKYNNEIKKELEKKYSMEDLIIHDLYQDKYNNDMVSADAMLSLDAYQNYRNCLVNR
- a CDS encoding CDP-glycerol--poly(glycerophosphate) glycerophosphotransferase — its product is MSILTIMSDNLLKEIQKTNKSIIGNLYLEIPNGDIDIDIEEINNNNVTTLYVELNSSYLFFLWRHYDKLSCLDIIIIEDINSTLIYHNYPAKKLILNLNIFKNSNFSKVIKNIFLIGNKNNTIPLYNFLNNYAYSVKEINGEEINNYTNIEDSVFINCSEKIITQFNSLNIINEKYIFCGEIQNLIIQLSKTQKIIKPEEFINFLIISYPNSAYSPFAAISYLYTNSIVKEQKYKQSVAFYSPSCAYRNNLLTNKIYDAISQKYNTYFLYGTECNDKFEELNNSYYVGNSIIVFFEFLDAIIYPSLTTFLPLNAKKIYLVHDIYDSPTGNAEKEQKIKNKIKKSRYVDIIDYEFMPSVSVLSSVKKKHNYSKNVCLVPGGYFKLDGNIKKLNTLYSNIEIDSIIYAPTVIDNIFFKHHSQPNYGIEIIDILLSTFKNFNIIFRPHPHSINHPDSIKIVKKFEKNSRFIFDNNPSEYMQSYARSKLMITDLSGTAFTYAFTTLRPVIFFSPNENTILNDLGEISYFEDRNKLGGSIVETINDLSVEIKKCFNNYITQSKEIEKFRDKSIFNINNSENYFIDNFDYILNDLNNKEWLYINYSKQEIF
- a CDS encoding B12-binding domain-containing radical SAM protein yields the protein MIDIIFINPGDRKVIFQDLGKDITAIEPPYLTLSFATYLKNQNINVKILDANAENITPEETAQKVKELNPKLVALIVYGNQPSASTQNMSISGKIATTIKSIINVPIVMGGLHPSALPKRTLEEEDIDFVIEGEEQIPLQELIKEIKNNKDYSKVEGLWYYESNEIKNNPKGKLISNLDDYMPIADWDMLPMDKYRAHNWHCFDDIENRMPYASIYTSLGCPYKCTFCCINAPFGKSTIRYRSPEIIVNELELLNTKYKIKNIKFIDEMFVLHEEHYMKIVDLIIEKNLDLNIWCYARVDTIKPYTLKRMKQAGINWLALGIESANPNVRDGASKKMRVKDIKQQVNDIQSVGIRVIGNYIFGLQDDTIESMQETLDMAKELNCEFANFYCAMAYPGSPLYNIALKESLELPDVWHGYSQHSYVMQPLPSKYVTAKEIVKFRDEAFHEYFESSTYLNMLENKFGVDVKKHMVEITQTRLKRKILDD
- a CDS encoding phosphonoacetaldehyde reductase, which codes for MRTNFTYYMPTKIVYEIDGIKKIDSLINKRKTLLITSEGFVTRGLIKYIKSLTSSIIDVMSNVKSHPEFNDLEFIYNKTRELDYELIVAIGGGSVLDTAKFISVKNELREFSFVKKLCKNLIEKKDYKVTPLIAIPTTSGTGSELTSWATIWDKDEKKKNSLYLPELYPEVALYDPTLTLSMPKDITLQTGLDTLSHALESIWNKNANEITIKYAVKSARLIMDNLLPLSQNLNSLEYRNNIMKACMYAGLAFSNTQTAIAHAMSYYITIEKGIPHGIACSFTLPILIDSIIGKYNFIDKALEEIFDEISSKKIRELFNSLNISVELKEYKINKDDLNKLTFSLNNNQRLDNSLISYNTINFNLD